A genome region from Geodermatophilus bullaregiensis includes the following:
- a CDS encoding class F sortase, with the protein MRPGLAVTLAVTAVLLAGCAASGTAGSGAPPPPTATADPSGPVPPSAVPAPGGPAVVDPATVPEPVAVSVPAIGVRDELLELGVGADGTAEVPADFDRVGWFTGGGRPGARGPTVLLGHVDSTAGPAVFHDLRDLGPGDVVEVTVADGSVARYEVVGTEQFPKDEFPTAAVFGATADDVLRLVTCTGAFDRGARSYVDNLVVTAARSTP; encoded by the coding sequence GTGCGCCCCGGCCTCGCGGTGACGCTGGCGGTGACGGCGGTGCTGCTCGCCGGCTGCGCCGCCTCGGGCACAGCCGGGTCCGGGGCTCCCCCTCCGCCCACCGCGACGGCGGACCCGTCCGGCCCGGTGCCGCCGTCGGCGGTGCCTGCGCCGGGCGGGCCGGCCGTCGTCGACCCGGCCACCGTGCCCGAGCCGGTCGCGGTCTCGGTGCCCGCGATCGGGGTGAGGGACGAGCTCCTCGAGCTGGGCGTCGGCGCCGACGGCACCGCCGAGGTGCCCGCCGACTTCGACCGGGTCGGCTGGTTCACCGGCGGCGGCCGGCCCGGGGCGCGCGGGCCCACCGTCCTGCTCGGGCACGTCGACTCCACCGCCGGTCCCGCCGTCTTCCACGACCTGCGCGACCTCGGTCCCGGGGACGTCGTCGAGGTGACCGTCGCCGACGGGTCGGTGGCGCGTTACGAGGTCGTCGGTACCGAGCAGTTCCCGAAGGACGAGTTCCCCACCGCAGCCGTCTTCGGGGCCACCGCCGACGACGTGCTCCGGCTGGTGACCTGCACCGGCGCCTTCGACCGCGGCGCCCGCAGCTACGTCGACAACCTCGTCGTCACCGCCGCGCGCAGCACTCCGTGA
- a CDS encoding DNA translocase FtsK — translation MPARTTPSRRPAGSAPKGRSGSTASGKRPAPRTPARNGNRKPPARRPAPKQGPGAAAGVWRATAGAWSLLARGAGGLARSVARPEEAEPLAPEHRRDGAGLAVLGLAVVLGAAAWFDGIGPVGAGLADAVRWVVGSLLVVLPVVLLLAALRLLRRGPRPEARGRLAIGWLCAVLAVLGIASVVGTQGDPLAGRPGTGGLVGWAVGTPLTAGLGAVVAVVLLSLLAVFAVLVLTATPLHQVPERLRAFADRATGRSDGEWDEDGYEQDGYEEEPEEAPRPRRSKQAALAEALAEDPSPDLTSTGPIDHVPAAEVQEAVRHEPAPAPAPRRPVEDRTAPPEDLPPIEEPQQLVIQPVEGDYVLPSISTLRPGTPPRARSQANDVAIEAITGVLEQFNVDAAVTGFTRGPTVTRYEVELGPAVKVEKITALTRNLAYAVANDNIRILAPIPGKSAVGIEVPNTDRETVSLGDVMRSSAAKQDPHPMLVGLGKDIEGGFVCANLAKMPHLLVAGATGAGKSSCINSLLTSLLLRATPDQLRMILVDPKMVELTPYDGIPHLITPIITDPKKAATALAWLVEEMEQRYQDMRATGVRHIDDFNRKVERGEITAPPGSERVYRPYPYILAIVDELADLMMVAPRDVEESIVRITQKARAAGIHLVLATQRPSVDVVTGLIKANVPSRLAFSTSSLTDSRVILDQPGAEKLIGMGDALFLPIGAGKPIRVQGAYVSDAEIEAVVEFTKRQAEPEYREEVFSAAAAEKKEIDEDIGGDLELLVQAVELVVTSQFGSTSMLQRKLRVGFAKAGRLMDLMETRGVVGPSEGSKARDVLVKPDELESVLFTLRGGTLPAGE, via the coding sequence ATGCCTGCCCGCACCACGCCCTCGCGCCGGCCGGCCGGCTCGGCCCCGAAGGGCCGGTCCGGGTCGACGGCCTCGGGGAAGCGGCCGGCCCCGCGCACCCCTGCCCGCAACGGCAACCGCAAGCCCCCGGCCCGCCGGCCCGCCCCGAAGCAGGGGCCGGGCGCGGCCGCCGGCGTCTGGCGGGCCACCGCCGGCGCCTGGTCGCTGCTCGCCCGCGGCGCCGGCGGGCTGGCCCGCTCGGTCGCCCGCCCGGAGGAGGCCGAGCCACTGGCCCCCGAGCACCGCCGCGACGGTGCGGGCCTGGCCGTCCTCGGTCTCGCCGTCGTCCTCGGTGCCGCCGCGTGGTTCGACGGGATCGGCCCGGTCGGTGCCGGCCTGGCCGACGCCGTCCGCTGGGTGGTCGGCTCGCTGCTCGTCGTCCTGCCCGTCGTGCTCCTCCTCGCCGCGCTGCGGCTGCTGCGCCGCGGCCCCCGACCGGAGGCCCGCGGCCGGCTGGCGATCGGCTGGCTGTGCGCCGTGCTCGCCGTGCTCGGCATCGCCTCGGTGGTCGGCACCCAGGGCGACCCGCTGGCCGGCCGGCCCGGCACCGGCGGCCTCGTCGGCTGGGCGGTGGGGACGCCGCTGACCGCCGGCCTCGGCGCCGTCGTGGCCGTCGTGTTGCTGTCCCTGCTCGCGGTCTTCGCCGTCCTCGTGCTCACCGCGACGCCGCTGCACCAGGTGCCCGAGCGGCTGCGCGCCTTCGCCGACCGGGCCACCGGCCGCTCGGACGGGGAGTGGGACGAGGACGGCTACGAGCAGGACGGGTACGAGGAGGAGCCGGAGGAGGCGCCGCGCCCGCGCCGCTCGAAGCAGGCCGCGCTCGCCGAGGCGCTGGCCGAGGACCCCTCGCCCGACCTCACCAGCACCGGCCCGATCGACCACGTCCCGGCCGCCGAGGTGCAGGAGGCCGTGCGGCACGAGCCGGCCCCCGCGCCCGCGCCGCGCCGCCCGGTGGAGGACCGCACCGCCCCGCCGGAGGACCTGCCGCCGATCGAGGAGCCGCAGCAGCTGGTCATCCAGCCGGTCGAGGGCGACTACGTGCTGCCCTCGATCAGCACCCTGCGGCCCGGCACCCCGCCGCGGGCGCGCTCGCAGGCCAACGACGTCGCCATCGAGGCGATCACCGGCGTGCTCGAGCAGTTCAACGTCGACGCCGCGGTCACCGGCTTCACCCGCGGCCCGACGGTCACCCGCTACGAGGTCGAGCTCGGCCCCGCGGTGAAGGTCGAGAAGATCACCGCGCTGACGCGCAACCTCGCCTACGCCGTCGCCAACGACAACATCCGCATCCTGGCGCCGATCCCCGGCAAGTCGGCGGTGGGCATCGAGGTGCCCAACACCGACCGCGAGACGGTCAGCCTCGGCGACGTCATGCGCTCGTCGGCGGCCAAGCAGGACCCGCACCCGATGCTTGTCGGCCTGGGCAAGGACATCGAGGGCGGCTTCGTCTGCGCCAACCTGGCGAAGATGCCGCACCTGCTGGTGGCCGGTGCCACCGGCGCCGGCAAGTCCAGCTGCATCAACTCGCTGCTGACCTCGCTGCTGCTGCGGGCCACGCCCGACCAGCTGCGGATGATCCTGGTCGACCCGAAGATGGTCGAGCTCACGCCCTACGACGGCATCCCGCACCTGATCACGCCGATCATCACCGACCCCAAGAAGGCCGCCACCGCGCTGGCCTGGCTGGTCGAGGAGATGGAGCAGCGGTACCAGGACATGCGGGCCACCGGGGTCCGGCACATCGACGACTTCAACCGCAAGGTGGAGCGCGGCGAGATCACCGCGCCGCCCGGCAGCGAGCGGGTGTACCGGCCCTACCCCTACATCCTGGCGATCGTCGACGAGCTCGCCGACCTGATGATGGTGGCCCCGCGCGACGTCGAGGAGTCGATCGTGCGGATCACCCAGAAGGCGCGCGCCGCCGGCATCCACCTGGTGCTGGCCACCCAGCGGCCCTCCGTCGACGTCGTCACCGGCCTGATCAAGGCCAACGTGCCCTCGCGGCTGGCCTTCTCCACCTCCAGCCTCACCGACAGCCGGGTCATCCTCGACCAGCCCGGCGCGGAGAAGCTGATCGGCATGGGCGACGCCCTGTTCCTGCCGATCGGCGCCGGCAAGCCGATCCGCGTGCAGGGCGCCTACGTCTCCGACGCCGAGATCGAGGCGGTCGTCGAGTTCACCAAGCGGCAGGCCGAGCCGGAGTACCGCGAGGAGGTCTTCAGCGCCGCCGCGGCGGAGAAGAAGGAGATCGACGAGGACATCGGCGGGGACCTCGAGCTCCTGGTCCAGGCCGTCGAGCTCGTCGTCACCAGCCAGTTCGGGTCGACGTCGATGCTGCAGCGCAAGCTGCGGGTCGGCTTCGCCAAGGCCGGCCGCCTCATGGACCTCATGGAGACGCGCGGCGTGGTGGGCCCGTCGGAGGGCTCCAAGGCCCGCGACGTGCTGGTCAAGCCCGACGAGCTCGAGTCGGTGCTGTTCACGCTGCGTGGCGGCACGCTGCCCGCCGGCGAGTAG
- a CDS encoding anti-sigma factor family protein, with protein MRDEHRELRELLGAFALGHLDPPERDRVRAHLDGCAACRAELAELVPLGRRLSAVDPDALDETPTPPPGLGEAVLARIAEEERRVVPLRRRTTVRRRVALGAAVTGVAAAGAVVGWVARPVPDPVPLEPVSVQAVASDVEARADLVPHTWGVEVRLTGTGFDAGEVYRVAVTADDGREVPAGEFLGVGPQPMRCNLNSSVLRADAVAFEVVDADGDVVARSEF; from the coding sequence GTGAGGGACGAGCACCGGGAGCTCCGGGAGCTGCTGGGCGCCTTCGCGCTGGGCCACCTCGACCCGCCCGAGCGCGACCGGGTCCGCGCCCACCTCGACGGGTGCGCCGCCTGCCGGGCCGAGCTGGCCGAGCTGGTGCCGCTCGGACGGCGGCTGTCCGCCGTCGACCCCGACGCCCTCGACGAGACGCCCACTCCCCCACCGGGCCTGGGCGAGGCGGTGCTCGCCCGCATCGCCGAGGAGGAGCGCCGGGTCGTGCCACTGCGCCGCAGGACGACGGTGCGCCGCCGGGTCGCCCTGGGTGCCGCCGTGACCGGGGTCGCCGCGGCCGGCGCCGTGGTCGGCTGGGTCGCGCGCCCGGTGCCCGACCCCGTGCCGCTGGAGCCGGTGTCCGTGCAGGCCGTGGCGTCCGACGTCGAGGCCCGCGCCGACCTGGTGCCGCACACCTGGGGCGTCGAGGTGCGGCTCACCGGCACCGGCTTCGACGCCGGGGAGGTGTACCGGGTGGCGGTCACCGCCGACGACGGGCGTGAGGTGCCGGCCGGGGAGTTCCTCGGGGTGGGCCCCCAGCCGATGCGCTGCAACCTCAACTCCTCGGTGCTGCGGGCCGACGCGGTCGCCTTCGAGGTGGTCGACGCCGACGGCGACGTGGTGGCCCGCTCGGAGTTCTGA
- a CDS encoding MiaB/RimO family radical SAM methylthiotransferase: MTAPPSPARRVAVVTLGCARNEVDSEELAGRLAADGYRLVEDAEGADAVLVNTCGFIESAKKDSVDAILAATDSGAEVVAVGCMAERYGAELAGALPEATVLGFDDYAAIGDRLDDVLTGRPLVPHSPRDRRTLLPISPVARTAAATAPEAPAIPGHGWVQRRRLAAGPTAALKLASGCDRRCAFCAIPTFRGSFVSRPPADVLTEARWLAGQGVTELVLVSENSTSYGKDLGDLRSLERLLPQLAAVEGVVRVRVAYLQPAELRPGLLEVIAATDGIAPYFDLSFQHSSPGLLRRMRRFGGTDDFLALVERARALAPDAGFRTNVILGFPGETEDDVAELERFLTEARLDAVGVFGYSDEEGTEAIGLPGKLDQPGIDARVRRITDLVEELTAQRAEERVGSRVEVLLTEDLAASPDSEEGPGVWAGHAAHQDPDADGTTRVTGVPADARPGQLLTAEVVATEGVDLVAAALEPALPGPATR; the protein is encoded by the coding sequence GTGACAGCTCCGCCCTCCCCTGCGCGCAGAGTGGCGGTGGTGACCCTCGGGTGCGCCCGCAACGAGGTCGACTCCGAGGAGCTGGCCGGCCGGCTGGCCGCCGACGGCTACCGGCTGGTCGAGGACGCCGAGGGCGCCGACGCCGTCCTGGTGAACACCTGCGGCTTCATCGAGTCGGCGAAGAAGGACTCCGTCGACGCGATCCTCGCCGCCACGGACTCCGGTGCCGAGGTGGTCGCCGTCGGCTGCATGGCCGAGCGCTACGGCGCCGAGCTCGCCGGGGCGCTGCCGGAGGCCACCGTCCTCGGCTTCGACGACTACGCCGCGATCGGCGACCGGCTCGACGACGTCCTGACCGGCCGCCCGCTGGTGCCGCACTCGCCCCGTGACCGACGCACGCTGCTGCCGATCAGCCCGGTGGCCCGCACCGCGGCGGCCACCGCCCCGGAGGCCCCGGCCATCCCCGGCCACGGCTGGGTGCAGCGCCGCCGGCTGGCCGCGGGACCGACGGCGGCACTCAAGCTCGCCTCCGGCTGCGACCGCCGCTGCGCCTTCTGCGCCATCCCCACCTTCCGCGGCTCGTTCGTCTCCCGGCCGCCGGCCGACGTGCTCACCGAGGCGCGCTGGCTGGCCGGGCAGGGCGTCACCGAGCTGGTGCTGGTCAGCGAGAACTCCACCTCCTACGGCAAGGACCTCGGCGACCTGCGCTCGCTGGAGCGGCTGCTGCCCCAGCTGGCCGCGGTCGAGGGCGTCGTCCGCGTCCGGGTGGCCTACCTGCAGCCGGCCGAGCTGCGGCCGGGCCTGCTCGAGGTCATCGCCGCCACCGACGGGATCGCGCCCTACTTCGACCTGTCGTTCCAGCACTCCTCGCCCGGCCTGCTGCGCCGCATGCGCCGCTTCGGCGGCACCGACGACTTCCTGGCGCTCGTCGAGCGGGCCCGGGCGCTGGCGCCCGACGCCGGCTTCCGCACCAACGTCATCCTCGGCTTCCCCGGGGAGACCGAGGACGACGTCGCCGAGCTCGAGCGCTTCCTCACCGAGGCCCGGCTCGACGCCGTCGGGGTGTTCGGCTACTCCGACGAGGAGGGCACCGAGGCGATCGGCCTGCCCGGCAAGCTCGACCAGCCCGGGATCGACGCGCGGGTCCGCCGGATCACCGACCTGGTCGAGGAGCTGACCGCCCAGCGCGCCGAGGAGCGCGTCGGCTCGCGGGTCGAGGTGCTGCTCACCGAGGACCTCGCCGCCTCCCCGGACAGCGAGGAGGGGCCCGGGGTGTGGGCCGGGCACGCCGCCCACCAGGACCCCGACGCCGACGGCACGACGAGGGTCACCGGGGTGCCCGCGGACGCCCGGCCGGGACAGCTGCTGACCGCCGAGGTGGTCGCGACCGAGGGCGTGGACCTCGTCGCCGCCGCGCTCGAACCCGCCCTCCCCGGGCCGGCCACCCGGTGA
- the pgsA gene encoding CDP-diacylglycerol--glycerol-3-phosphate 3-phosphatidyltransferase, translated as MSDVAPDPAATPPQSARLVNLPNALTVLRLAVVPVFAALLISDGGVDDGRRVWATVFFGLAIITDRYDGLIARRTGQVTEFGKLADPIADKALTGTALIGLSVLGLLPWWVTLAILVREVGVTLLRFWVIRHGVIAASRGGKAKTVVQALAIGLYILPLTGLLASARWWVMAAALVLTLATGLDYVYRALTLRRTSARAMRAATARRAAGPAGSRSDTVA; from the coding sequence GTGAGCGACGTGGCCCCCGACCCCGCGGCCACGCCCCCGCAGTCGGCGCGGCTGGTCAACCTGCCCAACGCGCTGACCGTGCTGCGGCTGGCGGTCGTGCCGGTCTTCGCCGCCCTGCTGATCTCCGACGGCGGGGTGGACGACGGCCGGCGGGTGTGGGCCACGGTGTTCTTCGGGCTGGCGATCATCACCGACCGCTACGACGGGCTCATCGCGCGGCGCACCGGTCAGGTGACCGAGTTCGGCAAGCTGGCCGACCCGATCGCCGACAAGGCGCTCACCGGCACCGCGCTCATCGGGCTGTCGGTCCTCGGGCTGCTGCCCTGGTGGGTGACGCTGGCGATCCTCGTCCGCGAGGTCGGGGTGACCCTGCTGCGGTTCTGGGTGATCCGCCACGGCGTCATCGCCGCCAGCCGCGGCGGCAAGGCGAAGACCGTCGTGCAGGCCCTGGCGATCGGCCTCTACATCCTGCCGCTGACCGGGCTGCTGGCCAGCGCCCGCTGGTGGGTCATGGCCGCCGCGCTGGTACTGACCCTGGCCACCGGCCTGGACTACGTCTACCGAGCGCTGACGCTGCGCCGGACCAGTGCCCGGGCCATGCGCGCGGCCACCGCCCGGCGTGCCGCCGGGCCGGCCGGCTCCCGCAGCGACACCGTCGCCTGA
- a CDS encoding helix-turn-helix domain-containing protein, with protein sequence MTLLRTQLGRTLRGHRLRQRRTLRDVSGAARVSLGYLSEVERGQKEASSELLASICDALDVELADLLAEISTELRGPDGRVRPLTPATAGAAVGGPVEDAPAEPVAVPADAGTPAPEPALALVGTTTRAAHRAGSAVSLAA encoded by the coding sequence ATGACGCTGCTGCGCACCCAGCTCGGGCGGACCCTGCGTGGTCACCGCCTGCGCCAGCGGCGGACGCTGCGCGACGTCTCCGGTGCCGCCCGGGTGAGCCTGGGCTACCTCTCGGAGGTGGAGCGGGGCCAGAAGGAGGCCTCCTCGGAACTGCTCGCCTCCATCTGCGACGCCCTCGACGTCGAGCTGGCCGACCTGCTCGCCGAGATCAGCACCGAGCTGCGCGGGCCCGACGGCCGGGTCCGTCCGCTCACCCCCGCCACGGCCGGCGCCGCCGTCGGGGGCCCCGTGGAGGACGCACCGGCCGAGCCGGTCGCCGTCCCCGCCGACGCCGGCACCCCGGCGCCCGAGCCCGCGCTCGCGCTGGTCGGCACCACCACCCGCGCCGCGCACCGCGCGGGCAGCGCCGTCTCCCTGGCCGCCTGA
- a CDS encoding CHRD domain-containing protein → MSRLHSSLARTAVVTGFAGAAVLVGSGGASAETEVAEPATFTSAFTAMATPDAVINSDGVPTPGTPGASGTFTYRINSDLEIICYDITLSGVTPPFQSPAKTATHVHQAAAGQAGPPRLAFPNPEDDGSGRLVSSGCLQGPFTTGVVTDGADTGAGFSLAQLEADPSSFSTDTHTAASPAGAVRGQLTPVPAGGVETGAGGTAEDTADGAALLPAAGLAALVAAGAVALRRRTTTGA, encoded by the coding sequence GTGTCCCGACTCCACTCGTCCCTGGCCCGCACCGCTGTCGTCACCGGGTTCGCCGGAGCCGCGGTCCTGGTCGGCTCCGGCGGTGCCTCCGCCGAGACGGAGGTGGCCGAGCCGGCCACCTTCACCAGCGCCTTCACGGCGATGGCGACGCCCGATGCGGTCATCAACAGCGACGGCGTCCCCACCCCGGGCACGCCGGGTGCGTCGGGGACCTTCACGTACCGGATCAACTCCGACCTGGAGATCATCTGCTACGACATCACCCTCTCCGGGGTCACGCCGCCCTTCCAGAGCCCGGCGAAGACGGCCACCCACGTCCACCAGGCGGCCGCCGGCCAGGCCGGGCCGCCGCGGCTCGCCTTCCCGAACCCCGAGGACGACGGCTCGGGCCGGCTGGTGAGCAGCGGCTGCCTGCAGGGGCCGTTCACCACCGGCGTCGTGACCGACGGGGCCGACACCGGCGCCGGCTTCAGCCTCGCGCAGCTCGAGGCCGACCCGTCGTCCTTCTCCACCGACACCCACACCGCCGCCTCACCGGCCGGCGCCGTGCGCGGTCAGCTGACCCCGGTCCCGGCCGGGGGCGTGGAGACCGGCGCCGGCGGCACGGCGGAGGACACCGCGGACGGGGCGGCCCTGCTCCCGGCGGCCGGCCTCGCTGCGCTGGTCGCCGCCGGCGCGGTGGCGCTGCGCCGTCGGACCACGACCGGCGCCTGA
- a CDS encoding sigma-70 family RNA polymerase sigma factor — MGRHTPVPAAPLDVRAAYAAHGAELYRFALRQLGDGGAAQDVVQEVFLRAWRASGSYDPQLASLRTWLFAIARNVVVDEARRFAVRPWQQQLTDGADLEAPAAAAADEGLVDAWVVEEALRRISEEHRTVIVQTHLRGRPYAEVAAELGVPVGTLRSRVFYGLKALRLALDEMGVEP, encoded by the coding sequence ATGGGACGGCACACACCGGTGCCGGCGGCACCGCTGGACGTGCGGGCCGCCTACGCCGCGCACGGTGCGGAGCTGTACCGCTTCGCCCTGCGCCAGCTCGGGGACGGCGGCGCGGCGCAGGACGTCGTCCAGGAGGTGTTCCTGCGGGCCTGGCGGGCGTCGGGTTCCTACGATCCCCAGCTGGCCAGCCTGCGCACGTGGCTGTTCGCCATCGCCCGCAACGTGGTCGTCGACGAGGCCCGCCGCTTCGCCGTCCGGCCGTGGCAGCAGCAGCTCACCGACGGCGCCGACCTCGAGGCGCCCGCGGCGGCCGCCGCCGACGAGGGACTGGTGGACGCCTGGGTGGTCGAGGAGGCGCTGCGCCGGATCAGCGAGGAGCACCGCACGGTGATCGTGCAGACGCACCTGCGCGGCCGGCCGTACGCGGAGGTGGCGGCCGAGCTCGGCGTCCCCGTCGGGACGCTGCGCAGCCGGGTGTTCTACGGGCTCAAGGCGCTGCGCCTGGCCCTCGACGAGATGGGGGTCGAGCCGTGA
- a CDS encoding alpha/beta hydrolase family protein, whose translation MPTAAPLPYGSWPTPVTSALVVRAAARLGEVAVDGPDVWWAESRPAEGGRTALVRRSADGTVTDVLPAPWDARTRVHEYGGGAWTVAGGVLWFAHLPDQRLYRLGPGDAAPVALTPEPELPAGVRYADLHLDADGVSLLAVRETHTASGAAADVRNEVVRIAPDGTVEVLVTGPDFVSDPRPGPEGQLAWLQWDHPAMPWDAAQLVVRAADGTETVVAGGPGESVVQPTWDADGSLLFSCDRTDVWALWRRRPGGTAELVLDTGADLAQPQWRFAASRSTPLGDGRVALALPRDGADRLAVLSPGGDVHEVDLPYPALTQVRAQDGAVVCAAAGPTTEPVVVRVDVGDGATEVLRPARDPGLDPAWISVPEPVTFPTEDLGTGIPFAHAAVYPPTAPEVGAPEGDLPPLVVMVHGGPTSAHPRTLDLEIQYFTSRGFCVAHVNHRGSTGYGRRYRDALQGRWGVVDLDDVVACARHLAGTGRVDPARMAIRGGSAGGFTTLAALTRRPGVFTAGASHFGVADLAALARDTHKFESRYLDGLVAPWPEGADVYAERSPITHVDALDTPLAVFQGDEDRVVPPEQAEVLVAALRDEHVPHAYLLFPGEQHGFRRAENIRAALDGELSFYAQVWGFGLPAEEGIVPIEVVR comes from the coding sequence ATGCCCACCGCAGCACCCCTCCCGTACGGCAGCTGGCCCACCCCGGTGACCTCCGCGCTCGTCGTGCGCGCCGCCGCGCGGCTCGGCGAGGTCGCCGTCGACGGCCCCGACGTCTGGTGGGCGGAGTCACGCCCGGCCGAGGGCGGGCGCACCGCGCTGGTGCGCCGGTCGGCCGACGGCACGGTCACCGACGTCCTCCCCGCTCCGTGGGACGCCCGGACGCGGGTGCACGAGTACGGCGGCGGGGCGTGGACGGTGGCCGGCGGCGTCCTGTGGTTCGCGCACCTCCCCGACCAGCGGCTGTACCGGCTCGGCCCCGGCGACGCCGCGCCGGTCGCGCTCACCCCGGAGCCGGAGCTGCCCGCCGGGGTCCGGTACGCCGACCTGCACCTCGACGCCGACGGGGTCTCCCTGCTCGCCGTCCGGGAGACGCACACCGCGAGCGGGGCCGCGGCCGACGTGCGCAACGAGGTGGTGCGGATCGCCCCCGACGGGACCGTCGAGGTGCTGGTGACCGGGCCGGACTTCGTGTCCGACCCGCGTCCCGGCCCGGAGGGGCAGCTGGCGTGGCTGCAGTGGGACCACCCGGCGATGCCCTGGGACGCCGCGCAGCTGGTGGTCCGCGCCGCCGACGGCACCGAGACCGTGGTGGCGGGGGGACCGGGTGAGTCCGTGGTGCAGCCGACCTGGGACGCCGACGGCTCGCTCCTCTTCTCCTGCGACCGCACCGACGTGTGGGCGCTCTGGCGCCGCCGGCCCGGCGGCACCGCCGAGCTCGTGCTGGACACCGGCGCCGACCTCGCCCAGCCGCAGTGGCGCTTCGCCGCCAGCCGGTCCACCCCGCTCGGGGACGGCCGGGTGGCGCTCGCACTCCCGCGGGACGGCGCCGACCGCCTCGCCGTCCTGTCCCCGGGCGGCGACGTGCACGAGGTCGATCTCCCGTACCCAGCGCTCACCCAGGTGCGGGCCCAGGACGGCGCCGTCGTCTGCGCGGCCGCGGGTCCCACGACCGAGCCGGTCGTCGTGCGGGTCGATGTCGGCGACGGCGCCACCGAGGTGCTGCGCCCGGCCCGCGACCCGGGCCTGGACCCCGCGTGGATCTCGGTCCCGGAGCCGGTCACCTTCCCGACCGAGGACCTCGGCACCGGCATCCCGTTCGCCCATGCGGCGGTCTACCCGCCCACCGCGCCGGAGGTGGGCGCGCCCGAGGGCGACCTGCCGCCCCTGGTCGTGATGGTCCACGGCGGCCCGACGTCGGCCCATCCGCGGACGCTGGACCTCGAGATCCAGTACTTCACCTCCCGCGGCTTCTGCGTCGCGCACGTCAACCACCGGGGCTCCACCGGTTACGGCCGCCGCTACCGCGACGCGCTGCAGGGCAGGTGGGGCGTGGTCGACCTCGACGACGTCGTCGCCTGCGCGCGGCACCTGGCCGGCACCGGGCGGGTGGACCCCGCGCGGATGGCGATCCGCGGCGGCTCGGCCGGCGGGTTCACCACGCTGGCCGCGCTCACCCGGCGGCCGGGGGTCTTCACCGCGGGCGCCAGCCACTTCGGAGTCGCCGACCTCGCCGCCCTGGCGCGTGACACCCACAAGTTCGAGTCCCGCTACCTCGACGGGCTGGTGGCGCCCTGGCCCGAGGGCGCGGACGTCTACGCCGAGCGCTCGCCGATCACGCACGTCGACGCGCTGGACACCCCGCTGGCGGTCTTCCAGGGCGACGAGGACCGCGTCGTCCCGCCGGAGCAGGCCGAGGTGCTGGTGGCGGCCCTGCGGGACGAGCACGTGCCGCACGCCTACCTGCTGTTCCCCGGCGAGCAGCACGGCTTCCGCAGGGCGGAGAACATCCGCGCCGCCCTGGACGGCGAGCTGTCGTTCTACGCGCAGGTGTGGGGCTTCGGCCTGCCCGCGGAGGAGGGCATCGTGCCGATCGAGGTCGTGCGCTGA